One window of the Flavobacteriaceae bacterium YJPT1-3 genome contains the following:
- a CDS encoding HTTM domain-containing protein, which yields MHDPLTKYISQKYEAAPLAVFRIFFGLMMLASIVRFWSKGWIEKLYLEPEFHFSYYGFEWVKPLGVYTYALFALCGLSAILVTLGLKYRLAILTFFLSFTYIELMDKTTYLNHYYFVSVLSFILIFLPAHAHFSFDAWRGRDKQFVPRWAVDSIKVLLTIVYLYAGLAKLNSDWMLDAMPLKIWLPSKFDIPFLGSLMGETWVHYAFSWGGALYDLSIPFLLWYRPTRKVAFLFVVIFHVLTRVLFPIGMFPYIMIVSALIFFDPSWHKKVIQWMSKLIRYPRAQLVNNRIWPENSSWKAKASLGVITFALLIQLLMPWRYLAYPGELFWTEEGFRFSWRVMLMEKSGYAQFKVEDGQTGRWFYVDNTDFLTPMQEKQMSFQPDFILQYAHFLRDHFESQGHQDVKIFVESYVSLNGRLGKPLVDPTVDLAQEKESFKPKKWILPFDDEIKGI from the coding sequence ATGCATGATCCACTGACCAAGTACATTAGCCAAAAATACGAGGCCGCTCCTTTAGCGGTCTTTCGTATTTTTTTCGGTTTGATGATGCTGGCCAGTATCGTTCGCTTCTGGAGTAAGGGTTGGATCGAGAAACTCTACCTGGAACCGGAATTTCATTTTTCCTACTACGGTTTTGAGTGGGTCAAGCCGCTGGGGGTATACACCTACGCCCTTTTTGCCCTTTGCGGCCTAAGCGCGATCCTCGTGACCCTGGGGCTCAAGTACCGCCTGGCCATCCTCACCTTCTTCCTGAGCTTTACCTACATCGAGCTTATGGATAAGACCACCTACCTGAATCACTACTACTTCGTTTCGGTACTCAGTTTTATCCTCATATTCCTGCCCGCTCATGCCCATTTTTCTTTTGACGCTTGGCGCGGAAGGGATAAGCAGTTCGTTCCGCGGTGGGCCGTAGACAGCATCAAGGTCTTGCTGACCATCGTTTATTTGTACGCAGGTCTGGCCAAACTCAACAGCGACTGGATGCTGGACGCCATGCCGCTTAAAATCTGGCTTCCGTCTAAATTTGATATTCCTTTTCTGGGTTCACTGATGGGGGAGACCTGGGTGCATTACGCCTTCAGCTGGGGTGGAGCCCTCTATGATCTGAGTATTCCTTTTTTGCTCTGGTACCGGCCTACGCGAAAAGTAGCCTTCCTTTTCGTAGTCATTTTTCATGTGCTGACCCGGGTATTGTTCCCCATCGGTATGTTCCCCTACATCATGATCGTCAGTGCACTCATCTTCTTTGATCCCAGCTGGCACAAAAAAGTCATCCAGTGGATGTCCAAACTTATCCGCTACCCCCGGGCGCAGTTGGTCAACAATCGCATATGGCCTGAAAATTCGTCCTGGAAGGCCAAAGCCTCGCTGGGAGTGATTACCTTCGCGCTCCTGATCCAGTTGCTCATGCCCTGGCGGTATTTAGCCTACCCGGGGGAGCTTTTCTGGACCGAAGAAGGCTTTCGCTTTTCCTGGCGGGTCATGCTTATGGAGAAGAGCGGATATGCGCAATTTAAAGTGGAGGATGGACAAACAGGCCGCTGGTTTTATGTGGATAATACAGACTTCCTGACGCCCATGCAGGAGAAACAAATGAGCTTTCAGCCGGATTTTATCCTGCAGTATGCGCATTTTTTAAGAGATCACTTTGAAAGCCAGGGCCATCAGGATGTGAAAATATTTGTAGAGTCTTACGTGAGCCTCAATGGCCGACTGGGAAAGCCGCTCGTTGACCCCACGGTCGATCTGGCGCAGGAAAAAGAATCGTTCAAACCTAAAAAATGGATTTTACCCTTCGATGATGAAATTAAAGGCATTTAG
- a CDS encoding TonB-dependent receptor produces MKLKAFSVLIALFSSLCVFAQGSLSGRVLNQNNNPLSEVEVYVRQLERVSVTDEQGAYRFEDIPAGTYEVVVFAMEYELVKETVIVSGPTQQNFSLQPLGEQLSEVILTQRRAEIFALRTLKKVEGTTINAGKKSEVVIIDNITANLATNAPRQVYSQVAGLNIYENGDAGLQLNIGGRGLDPNRSANFNIRQNNYDISADVLGYPESYYTPPAEALREIQVIRGAASLQYGTQFGGLINFKLKQPEVNKKIALTSRQTLGSYGLFTSFNSLSGTVGKFSYYTYFNYKEGDGWRPNSQFNSRNYYAQLGYQISDQTKVTGELTLFNYLAKQPGGLTDAQFYEDATFSNRDRNWFDVDWKVYNLRLDHKFSPKTRASLNVFGLDATRSALGFRTNRVSQPDDLEEPRELLVDNFQNWGAEARFLTNYQLGSRESVLLLGSKYYDASNSQRQGPGSAASDPDFTFATAEFPNYERQSDFDFPNQNWAFFGENIFNLSERLSITPGFRLEYIRTESEGSFRNIVLDLAGNPLVNETIPENKVFDRSFLLLGTGLSYELQPSMELYGNISQNYRSVTFNDIRVVNPSFVIDENITDEEGYTADLGVRGRFKKLLSYDLGAFALRYNQRLGEVLFEDTDGSIKRRRGNIGDAFIYGLELFADWNAQETFFAQAEQLRLNVFTNLALTQSEYTRSEAAGVEGNEVEFIPAVNLKTGLQFGFKNLTGSIQYTYLSEQFTDASNAPQDRGDNQRGIEGSIPAYGVMDISLAYRYKNWKLETGLNNALDNTYFTRRATGYPGPGIIPAEPLTFYTTLQYKL; encoded by the coding sequence ATGAAATTAAAGGCATTTAGTGTATTAATCGCCCTGTTCAGTAGCCTCTGTGTGTTCGCTCAGGGTAGCCTTAGCGGTCGTGTACTCAATCAAAATAACAATCCGCTGTCGGAAGTGGAAGTCTATGTACGCCAACTCGAACGGGTATCGGTAACTGATGAACAGGGCGCCTACCGCTTTGAGGACATTCCGGCGGGTACCTACGAAGTGGTCGTCTTCGCCATGGAATATGAATTGGTAAAAGAAACCGTGATCGTTTCTGGGCCTACCCAACAAAACTTTAGCCTGCAGCCGCTGGGGGAGCAGCTCTCTGAAGTCATCCTTACCCAACGCCGTGCGGAAATATTCGCGCTGCGGACCCTCAAAAAAGTGGAGGGCACGACCATCAATGCCGGTAAAAAAAGCGAAGTGGTCATCATCGATAACATCACCGCCAACCTGGCCACCAATGCCCCCAGACAGGTCTACAGCCAGGTGGCGGGCCTCAACATTTATGAAAATGGCGATGCCGGACTCCAACTGAACATCGGCGGGCGTGGTCTGGACCCCAACCGTTCGGCTAACTTCAATATCCGCCAGAACAATTACGACATCAGTGCTGATGTGTTAGGCTATCCGGAAAGCTACTATACCCCTCCGGCAGAAGCTTTACGCGAAATTCAGGTCATTCGCGGGGCCGCTTCCCTGCAGTACGGTACCCAATTCGGTGGCCTCATCAATTTCAAGCTCAAGCAACCGGAAGTCAATAAAAAAATAGCGCTAACAAGTCGGCAGACTCTGGGATCCTACGGTCTGTTCACCTCGTTCAACTCGCTGAGCGGTACGGTGGGTAAATTCAGCTATTACACTTACTTCAATTACAAAGAAGGAGACGGCTGGCGACCCAACTCTCAGTTCAACAGTCGCAATTACTACGCACAATTGGGCTATCAGATCTCAGACCAGACCAAGGTCACCGGTGAACTGACCTTGTTTAATTACCTGGCCAAGCAACCCGGCGGACTCACCGATGCGCAATTCTATGAAGATGCGACCTTCAGTAACCGGGACCGTAACTGGTTTGATGTCGATTGGAAGGTGTACAACCTCCGCCTGGATCATAAATTCTCCCCCAAAACACGCGCCAGCCTCAATGTGTTTGGGCTGGATGCCACCCGAAGCGCCCTGGGCTTTAGGACCAACCGGGTCTCCCAACCGGATGACCTGGAAGAGCCTCGCGAACTCCTGGTCGATAACTTTCAAAACTGGGGTGCAGAAGCCCGCTTTTTGACCAACTACCAATTGGGCAGTAGAGAATCGGTGTTGCTCCTGGGAAGCAAGTATTACGATGCCAGTAATAGTCAGCGACAGGGACCGGGCTCCGCAGCCTCTGATCCTGATTTTACTTTCGCGACAGCAGAATTCCCCAACTACGAGCGCCAATCGGATTTTGATTTTCCCAACCAGAACTGGGCGTTCTTTGGAGAGAATATCTTCAATCTAAGCGAGCGTCTTTCCATCACGCCGGGTTTTCGTTTGGAATACATCAGGACAGAAAGTGAAGGAAGTTTTCGCAACATTGTACTCGATCTGGCCGGGAATCCACTGGTTAATGAGACCATCCCGGAAAACAAAGTGTTTGACCGCAGCTTTTTGTTGTTGGGAACAGGCTTAAGCTATGAATTGCAGCCGTCTATGGAGCTCTACGGGAACATCAGTCAGAATTACCGTTCGGTGACCTTTAATGACATTCGCGTGGTCAATCCGTCCTTCGTGATCGATGAGAACATTACCGATGAGGAGGGCTATACGGCAGACCTGGGGGTAAGAGGTCGTTTTAAGAAGTTGCTTTCTTATGATTTGGGTGCTTTTGCTCTGCGCTATAACCAACGCTTGGGAGAGGTCTTGTTTGAAGATACCGATGGCAGTATCAAACGCCGCCGCGGCAATATTGGGGATGCCTTTATTTATGGTTTGGAACTTTTCGCCGACTGGAATGCGCAGGAGACTTTTTTCGCGCAAGCGGAACAGCTTCGTCTTAATGTCTTTACCAATCTGGCCCTGACCCAGTCTGAATATACCCGCTCTGAAGCAGCCGGAGTTGAAGGGAATGAAGTTGAATTCATCCCTGCCGTCAATCTAAAGACCGGCCTGCAATTTGGCTTTAAAAACCTGACCGGAAGCATTCAGTACACCTACCTTTCTGAACAATTTACTGATGCCAGCAACGCCCCTCAGGATCGCGGGGATAACCAACGCGGTATCGAGGGCTCCATCCCGGCCTATGGCGTGATGGATATTTCGCTGGCCTACCGCTACAAGAACTGGAAACTCGAAACGGGATTGAACAATGCGTTAGACAATACCTATTTTACCCGTCGGGCCACTGGTTATCCGGGCCCCGGGATCATTCCGGCAGAACCCTTAACGTTCTACACCACTTTGCAGTACAAATTGTAA
- a CDS encoding DUF4856 domain-containing protein, which translates to MNLSKFALISGIALSIVGCSSDDDATTPTTSIETPASYSFERNGASTVSFSGQTTRILMAEDINSSLLDFDQATAVSLTNKFANENDPFDEEALNTSGKSIKSKTAASADYFTANSALSAAIKADLESFLTLQVEEVFPAQMTSASAGNPGQIDDGSSTRYVNAKGLEYNQAFVKSLIGALMTDQALNNYLSVAVLDEGMNREENDNGITAAGENYTVMEHKWDEAYGYVYGTAPDAANPMLTIGQDDSYLNKYIGRVEGDEDYAGIAQDIFNAFALGRAAIVAGDYELRDQQADVIRDLISKIIGIRAVYYLQQAKVAFAGGETGSAFHDLSEGYGFIYSLQFTRDTATDAPYFTKAEVDAFLGQLMEGNGFWDVEDATLDTISASIAARFNLNLEEAAN; encoded by the coding sequence ATGAACCTTAGTAAATTCGCTTTAATCTCTGGAATCGCATTATCCATCGTAGGCTGTAGTAGCGATGACGATGCAACCACCCCAACAACTTCTATCGAAACTCCGGCCAGCTATTCTTTTGAACGCAACGGAGCCAGCACGGTCAGTTTCAGCGGGCAAACCACCCGTATCCTGATGGCAGAGGACATCAACAGCTCCCTGCTCGATTTTGATCAGGCTACTGCCGTCAGTCTGACCAATAAATTTGCCAATGAGAATGATCCTTTCGATGAGGAAGCGCTCAATACCTCCGGCAAAAGCATTAAAAGTAAGACCGCAGCTTCTGCCGATTATTTTACGGCAAACTCCGCCCTTTCTGCGGCCATCAAAGCTGATCTGGAAAGCTTCCTGACCCTTCAGGTAGAGGAGGTATTTCCTGCTCAAATGACGTCGGCCTCTGCCGGTAACCCCGGGCAGATTGATGATGGGTCCAGTACCCGCTACGTGAATGCGAAAGGCTTAGAATACAATCAGGCTTTTGTAAAATCCTTGATCGGTGCTTTAATGACTGATCAGGCGCTCAATAACTACCTCAGTGTGGCGGTGTTAGACGAAGGCATGAACCGCGAAGAGAATGATAACGGCATCACCGCAGCCGGAGAGAACTACACCGTGATGGAGCACAAATGGGATGAAGCCTATGGCTATGTCTACGGTACCGCTCCTGATGCGGCCAACCCCATGCTGACCATCGGTCAGGACGACAGTTATTTGAATAAATACATCGGTCGGGTGGAAGGCGATGAAGACTATGCCGGAATCGCTCAGGATATTTTTAACGCCTTTGCTTTAGGTCGGGCGGCCATCGTAGCCGGAGATTATGAATTGAGGGATCAACAAGCCGATGTCATTCGGGACCTGATCTCCAAGATCATCGGGATTCGTGCCGTTTACTACCTGCAGCAGGCCAAAGTAGCCTTTGCCGGAGGAGAAACGGGTTCTGCCTTTCACGATCTGTCTGAAGGCTACGGGTTCATCTACAGCCTGCAATTCACCCGCGACACCGCCACTGATGCGCCCTACTTCACCAAGGCTGAAGTCGATGCTTTTCTTGGCCAACTTATGGAAGGCAATGGTTTCTGGGATGTGGAAGATGCCACCCTCGATACGATCTCAGCCAGCATCGCGGCTCGTTTTAACCTAAATCTGGAAGAAGCAGCCAACTAG
- a CDS encoding imelysin family protein, which translates to MIKKCIGLMVLIFVMACSSGDDTPEPDGGPNPGPGEELSFDRSAMLTNWADNIIIPAYADYSQQLEVLASAKASFEANPNEGSLDEFRAAWVEAYRSWQRVSIFEIGPAETVNLRLNTNIYPTDVTLIESNIESGSYDFDLSSNRVAKGFPALDYLLYGKPDPQLVADLSTSAYSNYLDAIITDLQERTAEVYAAWTSSYRDTFVNNDGSSATASTDRMVNDFIFYFEKHLRAGKMGIPLGVFSGNALPENLEARFNGEISKELFLIGLQASQDFFNGVAYNGTTSGESLNTYLDELNVVKDGADLNAMINDQFDLARSAVSALGQFQTELENNPPTQMLNAYDEVQRLVPLFKVDMVSAMSIRIDFTDADGD; encoded by the coding sequence ATGATTAAGAAATGTATAGGATTGATGGTGCTCATCTTCGTTATGGCCTGTAGCTCAGGCGATGATACGCCTGAACCGGATGGAGGGCCTAATCCGGGTCCCGGCGAAGAATTGAGTTTTGACCGCTCGGCCATGTTGACCAACTGGGCAGACAATATCATTATTCCCGCCTATGCTGATTACAGTCAGCAATTGGAAGTGCTCGCTTCCGCGAAAGCAAGTTTTGAAGCCAATCCCAACGAAGGCTCTTTGGACGAGTTCAGAGCGGCCTGGGTAGAGGCCTACCGCAGCTGGCAACGGGTTTCCATTTTTGAGATCGGTCCGGCAGAAACGGTCAATCTAAGGTTAAACACCAATATCTATCCCACGGATGTGACGCTGATCGAAAGCAATATCGAATCAGGCTCTTATGATTTTGACCTTTCTTCCAATCGGGTAGCCAAAGGTTTTCCCGCCTTAGATTATTTGCTCTACGGCAAACCGGACCCCCAATTGGTAGCCGATTTAAGTACATCAGCCTATTCCAATTATCTGGACGCGATCATTACTGATCTTCAAGAGCGTACGGCTGAGGTGTATGCTGCCTGGACGTCTTCATATCGGGACACTTTTGTCAATAATGACGGTTCTTCAGCCACCGCCTCTACGGATCGTATGGTGAACGACTTTATCTTCTATTTTGAAAAGCACCTGCGTGCGGGTAAAATGGGGATTCCCCTGGGCGTATTCTCCGGGAACGCCCTGCCTGAAAATCTCGAAGCCCGTTTCAATGGAGAGATCTCCAAAGAATTGTTCCTGATCGGACTACAAGCTTCTCAAGATTTCTTCAATGGGGTCGCTTACAACGGGACCACCTCCGGCGAAAGCCTGAATACCTATTTGGATGAGTTGAACGTGGTCAAAGACGGCGCCGACCTCAATGCCATGATCAATGATCAATTTGACCTGGCGCGTTCGGCCGTTTCCGCTTTGGGTCAGTTTCAAACAGAACTGGAAAATAATCCACCCACGCAAATGCTCAATGCCTACGATGAGGTGCAACGCCTGGTCCCTTTATTCAAAGTGGATATGGTGAGTGCGATGAGTATTCGTATTGATTTTACAGACGCAGACGGCGACTAA
- a CDS encoding tyrosine-type recombinase/integrase: MTIVHIESCHLAGTPVYAFSSARHEGIDLWLLKIAPVRWSIGLQQYYIEQSAITFEELRNHLEALPAQVVYTRVRTKTGAMPPPYPPEPPSLPPHPPYQECLKDYTDYLGGLRMSPSTIKVYHGFLSSFLDWLKDVPLDQIDDTHVRKFIEAYLVPRGYSVSTHRQFISAIKHFAFFYPDCLVDPGNLQRPKASKYLPTVLSEQEVIRLLQVTRNLKHRMAIAMLYSAGLRISELLQMELSNLDLDRRQVIIKQAKGRKDRVVVLAASVLPLLKNYLRSYQPRHYLIENPNGGPYNDGSVRQFLKQQVKRAGITKKVTPHTLRHSYATHLIEQGVGLRHVQELLGHAKPETTMIYTHIARKDLLAIKSPLDRAVEAYIETDKKQSNPRLPPSGNR; encoded by the coding sequence ATGACCATCGTCCATATTGAAAGCTGCCATCTGGCCGGAACGCCCGTGTACGCCTTTAGCTCTGCCCGTCATGAGGGCATCGATCTGTGGTTGCTGAAAATCGCACCCGTACGCTGGAGCATTGGCTTGCAGCAGTATTATATTGAGCAATCAGCGATCACTTTTGAGGAACTACGTAACCATCTGGAAGCCTTACCGGCTCAGGTGGTTTATACCCGGGTGCGCACCAAAACAGGGGCGATGCCTCCTCCCTACCCTCCTGAACCTCCAAGTCTCCCGCCTCACCCCCCGTATCAAGAGTGCCTGAAGGATTACACGGACTATCTGGGCGGTTTACGCATGAGTCCCAGCACCATCAAGGTGTATCACGGCTTTTTGAGCAGTTTTTTGGACTGGCTGAAGGACGTGCCCCTGGATCAAATTGACGACACCCACGTACGGAAGTTTATTGAAGCGTATCTGGTGCCCCGGGGGTATTCGGTAAGCACCCATCGGCAATTTATCAGCGCGATCAAGCATTTTGCCTTCTTCTATCCGGATTGCCTGGTGGATCCGGGGAATTTACAACGGCCTAAGGCTTCTAAATATTTACCCACGGTTTTGAGTGAGCAAGAGGTGATCCGCCTGTTGCAGGTAACCCGCAACCTCAAGCACCGTATGGCGATCGCGATGCTTTATTCGGCCGGACTGCGCATCAGTGAATTGCTGCAAATGGAATTGAGCAATCTGGACCTGGACCGGCGTCAGGTCATTATTAAACAGGCCAAAGGGCGTAAGGATCGGGTGGTCGTGCTGGCCGCTTCGGTGCTTCCTTTGCTTAAAAATTACTTGCGAAGCTACCAGCCCCGGCATTATTTAATCGAAAATCCCAACGGGGGTCCGTATAACGACGGAAGTGTGCGTCAGTTCTTAAAACAGCAGGTCAAGCGCGCCGGAATCACTAAAAAGGTAACGCCGCATACCTTGCGGCATTCATATGCCACGCATTTGATCGAGCAAGGCGTGGGCTTACGGCATGTTCAGGAGTTATTGGGGCATGCCAAACCGGAAACGACGATGATCTATACGCATATCGCACGTAAGGATCTTTTGGCCATCAAGAGCCCTTTGGATCGTGCGGTGGAGGCCTATATAGAAACGGATAAAAAGCAATCAAACCCACGGTTACCTCCCTCGGGTAACCGATAA
- a CDS encoding hydroxymethylglutaryl-CoA lyase produces MQPSVKLIECPRDAMQGIKDFIPTPQKIQYLQALLRCGFDTLDFGSFVSPKAIPQMQDTAQVLEGLDLSKTRSKLLAIVANLRGAQDAVQHQPIHYLGYPFSISENFQMRNTHKTIDESVTLLQEILELAHQHDKEVVTYISMGFGNPYGDPWNVDVVGQWTERLSAMGVKILSLSDTVGVADAQTIAYLFDELIPRYPHIEFGAHLHTTPTTWHEKVHAAYTSGCRRFDGAIQGFGGCPMAKDELTGNMPTEKLVSYFAGAKEHSGINTMAFESAYNEATKIFTQYH; encoded by the coding sequence GTGCAACCTTCCGTAAAACTCATCGAATGTCCCCGCGATGCCATGCAAGGCATCAAAGACTTTATTCCCACGCCCCAAAAGATCCAATACCTTCAGGCCCTACTGCGTTGTGGTTTTGACACCCTCGATTTTGGAAGCTTCGTCTCCCCTAAGGCCATTCCGCAAATGCAGGATACGGCACAGGTACTGGAGGGGCTCGATCTCTCGAAAACCCGCTCTAAACTCCTGGCCATCGTGGCCAACCTTCGCGGGGCTCAGGACGCGGTTCAACATCAGCCAATCCATTATCTGGGCTATCCCTTCAGCATCTCTGAGAATTTCCAAATGCGGAATACCCACAAGACCATCGACGAATCGGTAACCCTCCTGCAGGAAATTCTCGAACTGGCCCATCAACACGACAAAGAAGTGGTCACCTACATTTCCATGGGCTTTGGTAATCCCTACGGCGATCCCTGGAATGTGGATGTGGTAGGGCAGTGGACCGAACGGCTCAGCGCTATGGGGGTGAAGATCCTCTCCCTTTCTGATACGGTGGGGGTGGCTGATGCGCAGACGATCGCTTACCTCTTTGACGAACTCATCCCGCGCTATCCCCACATTGAATTTGGAGCCCACTTGCACACCACGCCCACCACCTGGCACGAAAAGGTGCACGCAGCCTACACTTCCGGTTGCCGCCGTTTTGACGGAGCCATTCAAGGTTTCGGAGGCTGCCCTATGGCTAAGGATGAACTCACGGGCAACATGCCTACGGAAAAGTTGGTTTCCTATTTTGCTGGCGCGAAAGAACACAGCGGTATCAATACCATGGCCTTCGAAAGTGCCTATAACGAAGCCACCAAGATCTTCACGCAATACCACTAG